The Rhodospirillales bacterium genome includes the window AATGAAACGCTGTATCGCGGCGCGGCCAGACGCATTACCAGCATCTTCCCCAACACCGACCTTGCGGGCGCGAAACCTTCGCCGCCGGAATCGCGGCGCGAGCGCCTCAAACGCGCCGACGCGCTGCTCGACGCTGCGGGCTGGACGGTAAAAAAGGGCCGCCGGGAAAAGGACGGCAAACCTTTGACCTTCCAGATATTGCTGGCATCGGCGCAGGATGAGAAAACCGCCCTCGCCCTGACTTCCGGCCTGCGCAAACTGGGCGTCGACGCCCGCGTGCGCACGCTGGACGCCGCGCAATTCGCGGGCGCGCTGGCCAATTTCGATTATGACGTGGTGCTGCATTACTGGATCAACACGCTCTCCCCCGGCAGCGAACAGATGATCTATTGGTCCTGCGATGCCGCCAAAAACGAAGGCTCGAAAAACTTTTCCGGTGTCTGCGATCCCGCGATCGACCACGACGCCGCCGCCGTGGCCGCCGCGCTTACACGCGCGGATCTGGTCAAATCCGCCCGCGCGCTGGACCGCGACGTCATGGCCGCGCGCCTGTTCATCCCGCTTTTCACCATCGGCAAGGACGATTGGGCCTATTGGCCCGACCTGCACCACCCGGCCCAAACCCCGCTTTACGGTCAGGTGCTCGAAACATGGTGGAAACAGTAATAGCGCACCAGTTGTCAGAACCCCGCCGGATTGCTACAGTCACCCCTCGAAAACAATCGCGATTGAAAGTATTGCGCCATGAAACGTCTGCTGCTTCCGGCCCTGACCGTCATCCTGCTTGCGGGTTGCGCGCCGGCATCTTCCACCACCAGCACCGCCGGCGGATGGAGCAAAGCCACTCTGGCCGAACAAAAGGCCGTGCGCGAACGCGCCGATTACTGGCAACGTGCCGACTCCGTTTCGGCCCAGTACCTGACCGGCCCCAAGGCGCAACAACAACTGAACATGGACCTTGCCGCCTGCGTCGCCGAAGTGCGTGAACTGGTGCGTCTGGGTTCGATCCGCAAGGCCGAACCGCCATCGACCATCGCCATGTCGAACGGGATGCGCGCGGGCTGGGTTTCGCCCACCCGCGACGGCCCGCTTCATACCGAATACACCGATTTTCAGGATTTCGACGGCTGCATGAAATCCAAGGGCTGGGATCGCGTCGACTACGTGAAACCCGTGACGGCCAAGGCCGCCGCAGCCAATTTCGTCGACACGATTCTGGGCCACCCTTACGGCTGGGACGCAAGCCAGCAAAGCTATGACAGCACACAGAACGACAATTTCAACCACTAGGAAACGCATCTGAAATGAAGTTCTTTGTCGATACGGGCGATATCGCCGAAATCCGCGAGCTGGCAGCAACCGGCATGCTCGACGGCGTTACCACCAATCCCTCGCTGATCATGAAGGCGGGCAAACCCTTCCTGCCGCTGATCGAGGAGATATGCGGCGTCGTCGACGGCCCCGTTTCGGCCGAGGTCGCATCGACCGACTTTGAAACCATGCTCAAGGAAGGCCGCAAACTCGCCGCCATCGCCAAGAACGTCGCGGTCAAGGTGCCGCTGACCGAGGCCGGGTTGAAAGTCTGCAAAATCCTTTCCGGCGACGGCGTGATGGTCAACGTCACCTTGTGCTTTTCCGGCGTGCAGGCCCTGCTGGCCGCCAAGGCGGGCGCGGCCTTCATCTCGCCCTTCGTCGGGCGCCTTGACGATATCGGACAGGACGGGATGCTGCTGATCGCCGACATCCGCCAGATCTACGACAACTACCCCGATTTCAGGACAGAAATTCTCGCGGCCTCCATCCGCCATCCGCAACATGTCTTGATGGCCGCAAAAATGGGTGCCGACGTTTCGACCATTCCACCCGCGATCATCCGCCAGCTTTACAAACACCCGCTGACCGACAAGGGACTGGCGGGCTTTGTCGAGGACTGGAAAAAAACCGGCCAGACGATCCTTTAAACGCGTCACAGTTTTTTCTGGACAGGCCCGCACTTTTTACGGCAAACAACCGGGCATGACTGTGTTTAAATCCCTGCGCCGCGCGTTTGCGCCGCTTGCTTTCCTGACCGCCACTTTTACCGCCGCGCCTGCATCTGCCGCCTGCCAAAGCCCGGATGGACGCTATTGCGTTCCGTCGCCCGCCAACCTTGCCTTCAACACCGCAGCGGCTCAGGCCGGCGACGTCATCATCGACCCCCATGCGCACCGCCTGTATCTGGTGATCGGTCCCGGCCGCGTGCGCGCCTATGCCATCGCCGTGGGGCGGCAGGGCGACCGGATGCCCGCGGGCGATTACCGTATCTACCGCAAGGCCGACTGGCCGGACTGGTACCCGACCGAGGAAATGCGCATAAAACAAAACCTGCCCGAAAAAATCGCGGGCGGACCGGGCAACCCGCTCGGCGCGGTTGCGATGTATCTGCAAACGCTGGCCGGCAAGGACGACCTTTACCGCATCCATGGCACCAACGACCCGTCCTCGATCGGTAAATCCGTGTCGCATGGCTGCATCCGGATGCTTAATCAAGACGCGGTAGAACTCTCCACCCTTGTCCCCGTCGGCATCAGCATCGTGCACGTGCGTGGACAAACACAACAGCGCATGCCCGGCCTCTATTACGGCCCCACGGGAATGCGCTAATCCTTCTTCTTGGCCATGCGCGGGTCCGGCCCGTCATCATCCAGCAGAATGCGGTGCGCCGCGCCTTCAAGATCGTCGTACTGCCCGGAACGTAAACTCCAGACAAAAACGCCGAGCCACAAAAACCCAAGCCCCAGCGCGATCGGTATCAGAAATAAAAGAATACTCATGCCCGCCACCTCAACCGGAAGGAATTGACAATCACCGCCACAGACGACGCCGACATCGCGATTGCCGCGACGAACGGCGTCACCAATCCCATAAACGCCAGCGGTATCGCGATCGCGTTATACAACCCCGCCAGCATGAAATTCTCCCACACCAGACGTTGCGCGCGCGCACCCGTGCGGTACGCGGTATACACCGGCGCGAACAAATCGCCCATGAACACGATATCCGATGCTTTCTGCGCCATGTCCAGCGCGCTGCCCGGCGCCATCGACACCTGCGCCCCGGCCAGCACCGGCGCGTCGTTCAGCCCATCGCCGACCATCAGCACGCGCCGCCCTTCATCGCGTAAACGCTCCAGCAACGCGTATTTTCCGGGTGGCGTCATCTCGGCATAAACCTCGGTGATGCCGCAGGCCTGTGCCACCGCTTGCGCGGGGGCATCCCGATCCCCCGTCGCCATGACGATGCGGATGCCCGCTGCGCGGAATTTATCCAAAACCGCGCCCGCATCGTCGCGCAGCCGGTCTTCCAGCGCAAGACGCACAGGCGCGCGCCCTTCTTGTGCCAGCCAGACTTCGGGACCGTCCCCCGTCGGTGCCTGCGCGTCCCCGCACCACGCCCGGCTGCCCAGTCGCACCGCGTGTGCGCCGACGCGACCAGACACGCCTTGCCCCGGGTGCTCCTGCACCTCGGCAACATCGACAAGCGCGCCAGCGTAGGCCGCTGCGATCGCGCGTGAAAACGGGTGGCGGCTGTGCGCGGCCAGCGACGCCGCCACTTGCAGGTCGTTTTCGGCATATGCCCCCGCCAGCGCCGGACGCCCAAGCGTCAGCGTGCCCGTCTTGTCCAGCATCAACGTGTCGATGCTTGCGATCCGCTCCAGCGCATCGCCCGATTTCACCAGAATCCCGCCCCGAAACAATTGCCCCGTCGCGATCACCTGTACCACCGGCACGGCCAGCCCCAGCGCGCAAGGACAGGTGATGATCAGCACCGTGACCGCGATCATCAACGCATCCTGCCACGCCATGCCCCCGATGAAAAACCACCCGGCAAAGGCCAGCGCCGCCAGCGTATGCACCACCGGCGTATAGGCGCGTGCCACCCGGTCGGCCAGCCGCACATATCGTGCCTGCCCCTGCCCCGCCTGCTCCATCAATCGCGCGATGTCGGAAAGCAGCGTGTCCTGCGCCCGCCGCGTCACCCGCACGGTAACGGGCGCGGATATGTTGAGCGTGCCCGCATACACCGCATCGCCGGCACCCCCCGCGCGCGGCGTGCTTTCGCCGGTAATCAGCGCGGTGTCGATGCTGGTTTCGCCGCTTTCGATTTCACCGTCGACCGGAAATTTCTCGCCCGCCGCGACCCGCACGCGCATGCCTTCGACGACGCTGGCGGCGGGAATGCGGCGGATGCGCTCGCCCTCCACCACGCCCGCAAAACCGCTGAGCGCGTCCAAAAGGTTAAGCGCGCTTGCCCGCGCCTGGCGTCGTGCGCGCAAATCGAAATACCGCCCGATCAGCAAAAAGAACATCAGCATGGTCGCGGAATCGAAATACGTGTGCGTTCCGCCACGCAGCGCGGCGAATAAACTCATCCCCGTGACCAGCGCAAGCCCGATGCTGATCGGCACGTCCATGTTGGTGCGCCCGGCGCGCAGGGCCTTGAGCGCGGAACGAAAGAAAGGCCGCCCCGAAAACAGTACGGCGGGCACGCCGATCGCCGCCGACAGCAATTCCATGAATCGCTGCGTCGCCACGCCCATGACCATCTCGCTGCTCGACCAAACGCTGACCGAAAAAAGCATGATGTTGCCCGCCGCGAACCCGGCGATGCCCATGCACAGAAGGATAAAACGTTCTTCCGCCCGCGCCGCGTCGTCGTCCGGCGCGGCGGATGCCGGGTGGACGTCATACCCAAGCCCGGTGACCGTGGCCGCGATGTCATTGGCCAGCGCCGCCGGCCCCTCCCACGAAACGGCAAGCCGATGC containing:
- the ccoS gene encoding cbb3-type cytochrome oxidase assembly protein CcoS produces the protein MSILLFLIPIALGLGFLWLGVFVWSLRSGQYDDLEGAAHRILLDDDGPDPRMAKKKD
- the fsa gene encoding fructose-6-phosphate aldolase — encoded protein: MKFFVDTGDIAEIRELAATGMLDGVTTNPSLIMKAGKPFLPLIEEICGVVDGPVSAEVASTDFETMLKEGRKLAAIAKNVAVKVPLTEAGLKVCKILSGDGVMVNVTLCFSGVQALLAAKAGAAFISPFVGRLDDIGQDGMLLIADIRQIYDNYPDFRTEILAASIRHPQHVLMAAKMGADVSTIPPAIIRQLYKHPLTDKGLAGFVEDWKKTGQTIL
- the cadA gene encoding cadmium-translocating P-type ATPase, which translates into the protein MEEQQGIPQELPLRGAVGPVSGAEAFEAVARTHDGVHHDMSLGVDGVHCAGCIRTIETGLSKLPYITKARLNFTTHRLAVSWEGPAALANDIAATVTGLGYDVHPASAAPDDDAARAEERFILLCMGIAGFAAGNIMLFSVSVWSSSEMVMGVATQRFMELLSAAIGVPAVLFSGRPFFRSALKALRAGRTNMDVPISIGLALVTGMSLFAALRGGTHTYFDSATMLMFFLLIGRYFDLRARRQARASALNLLDALSGFAGVVEGERIRRIPAASVVEGMRVRVAAGEKFPVDGEIESGETSIDTALITGESTPRAGGAGDAVYAGTLNISAPVTVRVTRRAQDTLLSDIARLMEQAGQGQARYVRLADRVARAYTPVVHTLAALAFAGWFFIGGMAWQDALMIAVTVLIITCPCALGLAVPVVQVIATGQLFRGGILVKSGDALERIASIDTLMLDKTGTLTLGRPALAGAYAENDLQVAASLAAHSRHPFSRAIAAAYAGALVDVAEVQEHPGQGVSGRVGAHAVRLGSRAWCGDAQAPTGDGPEVWLAQEGRAPVRLALEDRLRDDAGAVLDKFRAAGIRIVMATGDRDAPAQAVAQACGITEVYAEMTPPGKYALLERLRDEGRRVLMVGDGLNDAPVLAGAQVSMAPGSALDMAQKASDIVFMGDLFAPVYTAYRTGARAQRLVWENFMLAGLYNAIAIPLAFMGLVTPFVAAIAMSASSVAVIVNSFRLRWRA
- a CDS encoding L,D-transpeptidase; the protein is MTVFKSLRRAFAPLAFLTATFTAAPASAACQSPDGRYCVPSPANLAFNTAAAQAGDVIIDPHAHRLYLVIGPGRVRAYAIAVGRQGDRMPAGDYRIYRKADWPDWYPTEEMRIKQNLPEKIAGGPGNPLGAVAMYLQTLAGKDDLYRIHGTNDPSSIGKSVSHGCIRMLNQDAVELSTLVPVGISIVHVRGQTQQRMPGLYYGPTGMR